One part of the Mycolicibacterium aromaticivorans JS19b1 = JCM 16368 genome encodes these proteins:
- a CDS encoding NAD kinase, which produces MTAERAILLVVHTAREEAIETARRVEKVLGDNGIALRVLSAESVDRGTHFDPTEMHAVGSTTEVVDADANAAVGCELVLVLGGDGTFLRAAELARNAEIPVLGINLGRIGFLAEAEAEAIDTVLEHVVTRTYRVEERMTLDIAVRAEGEVIARGWALNEASLEKGARLGVIGVVLEIDGRPVSAFGCDGVLVSSPTGSTAYAFSAGGPVVWPDLEAMIVVPNNAHALFARPMVTSPTALIAIEIEDDSHEALVFCDGRREMRVPAGGRLEVTKCTTPLKWVRLDSAPFTDRLVRKFRLPVTGWRGQ; this is translated from the coding sequence ATGACTGCTGAGCGGGCGATCCTGCTCGTCGTACACACTGCCCGGGAGGAGGCCATCGAGACCGCCCGCCGGGTGGAAAAGGTGTTGGGCGACAACGGTATAGCGTTGCGGGTTCTCTCCGCCGAGTCCGTGGACCGTGGCACCCATTTCGACCCCACCGAGATGCACGCGGTGGGCTCGACCACCGAAGTGGTCGACGCCGACGCCAACGCGGCCGTCGGGTGCGAGCTGGTGCTTGTTCTCGGGGGTGACGGCACCTTCCTGAGGGCCGCCGAACTGGCCCGCAACGCGGAGATCCCCGTGCTCGGAATCAACCTGGGGCGCATCGGGTTCTTGGCCGAGGCCGAAGCCGAAGCCATCGACACCGTCCTCGAGCACGTGGTCACCCGCACCTACCGCGTCGAGGAGCGGATGACTCTCGACATCGCGGTGCGCGCCGAGGGGGAGGTCATCGCCCGCGGTTGGGCCCTCAATGAGGCCAGCCTGGAAAAGGGCGCGCGGCTCGGGGTGATCGGTGTCGTGCTGGAGATCGACGGCAGGCCGGTGTCCGCCTTCGGCTGCGACGGCGTCCTGGTGTCCAGCCCGACCGGGTCCACCGCCTACGCGTTCTCGGCAGGCGGCCCCGTGGTCTGGCCGGATCTGGAGGCAATGATCGTGGTGCCCAACAATGCTCACGCGTTGTTCGCACGGCCGATGGTGACCAGCCCGACTGCATTGATCGCCATCGAGATCGAGGACGACAGCCACGAGGCGCTGGTGTTCTGCGACGGTCGCCGCGAGATGCGGGTGCCGGCCGGTGGGCGGCTCGAGGTGACCAAGTGCACGACACCGCTGAAGTGGGTGCGCCTCGACAGTGCACCGTTCACCGATCGTCTGGTGCGCAAATTCCGGCTGCCGGTCACCGGCTGGC